The Candidatus Kryptobacter tengchongensis nucleotide sequence ATAAAGTTGAACGGTGATAATATAATTGTTAATGGTTCCCTCACATTCCATGGGCAAACTCGGGAAATAACAATGAATGGCAAAGTGAAGCAGGAAGGTAAGTCGTTGATCGTTGAAGGTAGTTTTCAAATAAGTTTGACAGATTTCAAAGTTAAGAGACCAACTCTTTTATTCATCCCAACGGATGACACTTTAAAATTTTATATTTACGCAAAGTTTAATTTACCGAAGTGATTTTATTTTAGCTTTGTTCAAGTTGCTCTTTTCTATCAGCAAGTTTCAGCGATTCAATTAACTGGTCAAGTTCGCCATCAAGGATTTCTTGAAGATTGTAAAGTGTGAGATTAATTCTGTGGTCTGTTACACGATTTTGTGGGAAGTTATATGTTCTTATTTTTTCGCTTCTATCACCAGTTTTAACCAAGCTTCTGCGGTGGGCTGTTAGCTCGGATTCTTTTTCTGCAAGTATTTTATCGTATAATTTTGATCTGAGAATCTTCATCGCTTTTTCTCTGTTTTTAAACTGTGAGCGTTCATCTTGACATTGGACGACGATCCCGGTTGGTATATGCGTAATTCTTACGGCGGTTTCAACTTTGTTGACATTTTGTCCTCCATGCCCACCTGCGCGGTAAAATTCAATTTTCAAATCATCTGGATTTATTTCAATTTCAACATCTTCAATTTCTGGCAAGACGACAACGCTTGCAGCTGAGGTATGAATTCTTCCACTTGATTCAGTAATTGGAACTCTTTGAACCCTGTGAACGCCACTTTCATATTTTAATGTCCCATAGACATTATCTCCAGTGACATAGAAAATTATCTCTTTAAATCCACCAAGCCCTGTTTCATTGAAATCCATAACTTCAACTTTCCATCCTTTTTTCTCGGCATATTTTGAATACATTCTGAAAAGGTCAGCAGCGAAAAGAGCCGCTTCTTCTCCGCCAGTTCCAGCTCTAATTTCAACAATTGCGTTCTTGGTATCATTTGGATCTTTGGGTATAAGAGCTTCTTTGAGTTGATCTTCAAGTTTTTTCAATTTGCTTTGAAGTAAGTTTATCTCCTCTTGAGCAAGTTCTTTGAATTCTGGATCATTTGCTGTTTTATATAGCTCTTTTGTCTCATTCAAAATTTTTTCTGTTTCAAGATATTTGTTGTATAGTTCAACTATTTCGGAGAGTTCGTGATGTTCCTTTGAGAGAGCCTTATATCTTTCAAGGTTTGAGATGACATCAGGTTGAGTTAGAATTTGTGTGAGTTCTTCATATCGCTTTTTTAATTTTTCAAGTTTTTCAAACACTGCTTTCAAATGGAATTTATTTTGGTGCAAATAAATATACATCATTTGGCGTAAATTATCAAGTTTGATTTTTTGAGTTCAAATTTTTATCTTTACAAAAATTTTTAACGGCGGATTATGAAGGTGAAAGAGAAAATAATGGACGCTGATGATATTGAGAGAACGCTCAACAGGTTGGTCTATGAAATCGTTGAAAGAAATAAGGGTTCAAAAAATCTTGCAGTTGTTGGGATAAGGACGAGGGGAGAATTTCTTGCAAAAAGGATTGCCGAAAAAATTTCAAAACTTGAAAATAATCAAATCCCGGTTGGAATTCTTGATATAACTTTTTACCGTGATGATGTTAGGTTAAAATTGAGGCAACCTGAAGTTAAAACAACCGAAATCAATTTTTCAATTGATGATAGGGATATAATCCTTGTTGATGATGTTTTGTTTACGGGTAGAACCGTTAGAGCTGCTCTTGATGAGTTAATGGATTTCGGTAGACCTAAAACGGTTCAGCTTGTTGTTTTGATTGATCGTGGGAATCGTGAGCTTCCAATTCAAGCGGATTTTGTTGGTAGGAGGGTTAAAACGAGCTTAAATGAGGAGATAAGGGTTAAACTGCGGGAGGTAGATGGTGAGGATTCTGTTATTTTAATTGAGCGTGATTGAAGCCGAAACCGATTGGTTTCGGCTTTTTTATTATAAAAATAAAGGGAAGGGAATAACATGGCGTTAAAAAGTCGGCACCTTCTTGGGCTTGAAGGGATGCCTAAGGAAGATATTGAGTTAATTTTAGATACAGCGGTTTCATTTAAGGAGGTTCTTGAAAGACCAATTAAAAAAGTTCCAACATTGCAAGGGAAAACAGTTGTGAATTTGTTCTTTGAGAGTTCAACGAGGACGAGAATTTCATTTGAACTTGCTGAGCGGAGGTTATCAGCTGATGTTGTTAATTTTACAACTGCTGGAAGTAGCATTGCTAAGGGTGAGACATTTAAAGATACCGTGAAAAATATTGAGGCGATGAAAATTGATATGGTCGTGATAAGACATTCATCATCTGGAGCCCCACATTTCCTTGCCAAGGTAGTTGATGCAAATGTTATAAATGCAGGCGATGGAACACATGAGCATCCGACACAGGCTTTGCTTGATATTTTCACCATGCGTGAGAAATTTGGTTATATTCAGGGTTTAAATGTTTGTATAGTCGGGGATATACTCCATAGCAGGGTTGCAAGGTCAAATATATTTGGTTTAAAAACTCTTGGTGCAAGTGTCAGCGTTTGTGGTCCTGAAACGCTTATCCCGAAAGATATTGAAAAGTTGGGAGTTGAAGTTTACCACAACATTGATGAAGTTATTCCGAAGGTTGATGTTTTGAATGTTTTAAGATTGCAACTTGAAAGACAAAATTCAGCTTTTATACCTTCGCTTCAAGAATATCATAAATTTTTTGGCATAACGAGAAAACGGCTTGAAAAAGCGAGCAAACCAATTTTGATAATGCATCCTGGTCCAATAAATCGGGGCGTTGAGCTCTCTTCTGATGTTGCTGATAGTGAACACTCCCTTATACTTGAGCAGGTAACGAACGGCGTTGCAATACGGATGGCTGTTCTCTATCTTCTTGGAACAATGTCAAATTGAAAACAAAATTTAAACTCTGTTGAGATGAAGATACTTCTAAAAAACGCACGAGTTATCAGCCCATCACAAGGTCTTGACGAGGTGATTGATTTATTGATAGTTGATGGGAGAATAGAGAAACTCGGTAATATTGAAGAAACTAAGGATTTTCAAGTTTATGATATGAGTGGGAAAATAATCTCACCGGGTTTCATTGATATGCATGTTCATTTAAGAGAACCTGGCTTTGAACATAAAGAGACAATTGAGACTGGAATTGAGGCGGGAGCGAATGGTGGTTTTACAGGGTTATGCTGTATGCCCAATACGGAACCACCAATGGATGAACCAAGCGTTGTTGAATATGTTAAGAAAAGAGCAAGCAAATCACTTGATGGAATGATTGAAGTTTACCCGATTGGTGCTGTAACGAAAAAGAGAGAGGGTAGGGAACTGGCTCCGATTGCAGAACTTGTTGAAGCTGGAGTGGTTGGATTTTCTGACGATGGGAATCCAGTCCAGGATTCAGGGGTTATGCGAAAAGCGTTTGAATATATAAGTATGTTTGACAGGGTTATAATCCAACATTGCGAGGATAAAACTTTAACTCAAAATGGAATGGCAAATGAGGGATATTGGTCAACCTTGCTTGGCTTACCACCGTATCCAGATATAAGCGAAGAAATTATTTTGTATCGTGATTTGAGGTTAATTCAGTATTTAAAGCCGAAAATTAAAAAAGTAAAATACCACATCGCTCACATTAGCAGTAAAAGCTCAATAGAGCTGTTAAGAAAATTCAAAAACGAGGGATTGAACATCACTGCAGAGGTTACACCACATCACCTTCTTCTAACAGATGAAGATATATGGAGATCAAGTTATGATACAAATTTGAAGGTAAATCCACCTTTGAAGAGCAGAGAAGATATTGAAAGTTTGGTTGAGGCGTTGAAAGATGGAACGATTGATGTAATTGCTACTGATCATGCTCCTCATGCGCCTGAGGAGAAGGAGGCTGACTTCGCTTCCGCTCCTTTTGGGATAATTGGGCTTGAAACTGCTGTTGGATTAATTTTGAGTGAATTTGTCAATAAAGGAGTTATCTCAATACATCGTATGATAGAGCTATTTGCGGTAAACCCGAGAAAAATTCTCGGCTTGCCACAAGTAAAAATTGCGGAAGGTGAGATCGCAAATTTAACCTTGCTTGATCCAAATTCCGAATGGATCGTTGATGCGAAAAAGTTCAAGTCAAAATCAAGAAATTCTCCATTTATCGGATGGAAGCTTAAAGGGAAACCGCTTGGGGTAATAAACAGGGGTAAAGTATATTGGTCGGACTTATGAAACTTTTTCTTCTTTCTTTCATCTAAATTTGTAAAAAAACAAAATTTTAAGCGAACGATGAATCTTGAGGATACAATCCTTTCAGCATATCATTCAATAAAGAGCAACCCGATGCGTTCGTTTTTAACCATACTTGGGATAATAATCGGGGTTGCTGCTGTTATAGCAATGGTTGCAGTTGGTCAGGGAGCACAGTATTCCGTTCAAAAACAAATTGAATCACTTGGGACAAATGTTCTTGTCGTTTTTCCTGGGGCGCCAACGCAATCTGGGAGAGTTAGAATGGAGGTGGGTTTTTCAAGTAGATTAACGGTTGAAGATGTAGAAGCGATAAAAAATCAATGTGATGCTGTTGCCTATGTGACGCCTGTTGTTAGAACTATGTCTCAAGTAATTTACGGAAATAATAACTGGAGAACTGGGATTTATGGGGTTAATACCGATTATTTTCAAATAAGAGCCTGGGGGTTATCAGCAGGGAGTTATTTCACTGAGCAAGATGTCAAAGCTGGAGCAAAGGTTTGCGTTATAGGTCAAACTGTTAAAAATGCTCTTTTTGGCGATGAGGATCCAATTGGTAAAATCATAAGAATTCGCGATGTTCCAGTCAAAGTTGTTGGGGTTCTTGAGCCAAAGGGACAAAATGTGATGGGTCAGGATCAGGATGATATAATTGTTGCACCTTATACAACTGTTATGACACGGCTTTCAAGGTTCTTTTTCATTGGCTCAATTCTCGTCTCCGCTGTTAGCCAAAATTTAATACCAGTTGCCCAGCAACAAATTACACAGGTGTTAAGAGAAAAACATAAAATTCAACCTTGGCAAGAGGATGATTTTACCGTTAGAACCCAAACTGAAATAGCATCAACCGCTCAGGAAACATCAAGAATAATGACAATTCTATTAGGAAGTATAGCTTCGGTTTCATTAATTGTTGGTGGAATTGGTGTAATGAATATAATGCTTGTTTCTGTAACAGAGAGAACTCGGGAAATTGGTATCCGTATTTCTGTTGGTGCTCGCAAAAGAGACATATTATTTCAATTTCTTCTTGAAGCTGTTGTCCTGACTGTTACAGGTGGGATTTTCGGAATAATTCTTGGGGTCCTAATTTCAAGGGTAATTTCTGGGTTTGCCGGATGGCCTGTGTTTATATCAGTTGGAGCGATACTTCTTGCGTTTGGATTTTCCGCAGCTGTTGGAATTTTCTTTGGATTTTACCCGGCAAGAAAAGCAGCCAACCTTAACCCAGTTGAAGCATTAAGGTATGAGTGATTTGCATTTATGTGTGTAAAAATTTAACTTAAATCCAAAGGACTTAATTAAAATCAAATCCCTTTCATATGAAAATCGGGAATTTTGAGATTGATAACATTTATTGTGGGGATTCGTTGGTGCTTATGAAAGATATCCCGGATGAAGCAATTGACCTGATTATAACCGACCCACCTTTTGCTATTGATTTCAAAGCCAGACGAAATAACTATAACAGAGACCCTGAAAAAGTCCTTGAGGGATATAACGAGATACCGAAAGAAAAATACTATGAGTTTTCATTTAACTGGATAAGCCAAGCCTATAGAATACTTAAGCCCACAGGCTCAATGTTTGTCTTTTCAGGCTGGACAAATTTGAAAGATATACTTAATGCACTTGATGATGTCGGCTTTATTACAATCAATCATATAATCTGGAAATATCAATTTGGTGTTTTCACCCAGAGGAAATTTGTGACAAGTCATTATCATATTCTTTTCGTTGTCAAGGACGAAGAAAAATATAAGTTTAACAAAATTGAGCATTATCCCGAGGATGTCTGGATAATTAACCGAGAATACTGGACTGGTAAAGTGAAGACGCCGACGAAGCTTCCAACTGCTCTGGTAAGGAAAATTATCCTTTATGCATCTGATGAGGGGGATTTAGTTTTTGACCCTTTTCTTGGCTCCGGGCAAGTTGTAGTGGTTGCAAAAGCTTTGAACAGACATTTCTTGGGGTTTGAAATTGTGCCCCAGTATTGTGAATTTGTGCGGGAAAGGTTGAAAAGTGTGCAAGTAAACCTATTTGAATCAAATAATGAGTGATTTTAAAAAGTCGCGAGATTTATTCAGGGAACTGAAACTTAAAATTGAAAGTGAGCGATATGAGGAAATTAAAAGTGAGTTTGTTAACGCAATTGTTATGTTGCTTAAAGAATATGATACCGCGATATATGAAAATAGATTTGTTGTCGGTGGAGCGGTTGAGCATATTTTTGTCGCTTTATTAAGGGCTCTTGGATTTGAATCTTACCATGCTGGTTCAAAGGAAAGAAGAAGTGATTTAATAATTAACGGTGTTAAATTTTCAATCAAAACGAACTTTAAAGGAAGCGGTGAGATCAGGTTGATTAACAAGCTTGGTAAAGGTGAGATTTCATGGAGTGAACCCACTATTTTTCTAATTTCTGAATTAGGGCTTGTGTATGGTGATCCTATTCTTTTAAAAGATAAAACAAAAGATACCGGGGATGCAATCGTTATTAATGTTGCGGACATTAGAAATTTTTCTGATAACGAACCACAGTTTTTAATTCGTTTAAACATACCTGTAAAAGGTGATATAGAATCACCTCAAACAGTAAGCATTGATGTTGCTCGTTCAATCTTGGAGAAAATCAAAAGCAAATTGCTAATAAATTATTTGGAGCTATGAAATTTAAACTTATCGCAATCCTTCTTTTACAACAAATTCTTCTCGCACAAATGCCTAAAGCTGATCTAATTTTTATCAATGGCAAAATTTGGACTGTTGACAAAACAAAACCAGTAGCTCAGGCGGTTGCTGTTTTAGGAGATAAAATAATCGCAGTTGGTTCAAATTCCGAAATTAAAAAGTTAGCTGGAAAAAATACCCAAATCGTTGATTTAAAAGGGAAATTAATGTTGCCTGGATTTATTGATGACCATACTCACTTTGTAAGTGGTGGGTTTCAACTTATGAGCGTTGATTTAAGAGATGCTAAGACACCTGAGGAATTCGCTTTGCGAATCAAAGAATATGCCGAAAAAAACCCAGGTAAATGGATCACAGGTGGAGATTGGGATCATGAGCTTTGGGGTGGAGAATTGCCACGGAAGGAATGGATAGACCAATATACTCAGAATACGCCGGTCTTTGTAACCAGATACGATGGACACATGGGACTTGCAAATAGTCTGGCTTTAAAACTTGCAGGAGTGACAAAGGAAACACCGGACCCACCGGGAGGATTAATAGTTCGCGATGAGAAAGGTGAACCAACAGGTATTTTGAAAGATGAAGCGATGTCGTTGATTTATAGAATTATACCTGAGCCAAGCCTTGAGGAGAGAATAAATGCAATTAAACTTGCGCTTGAGGAGGCAAAAAAACTCGGGCTCACGGGAATACACGATATAGGAACGGTTGAGGATTTCAAGGCTTATCAAGAACTTTACAAGAAGGGAGAATTGACAATTAGAGTTTTCCTTCGCCTGCCGATCTCACAGTGGGAAGAGTTAGCGAAAGTTGGAATTCAAGTTCCATTTGGGAATGAGTATATAAGAATCGGTTCACTTAAAGCATACGCAGATGGTTCGCTTGGTTCAATGACAGCGCTTTTCTTTGACCCTTATGATGAAAATCCAAATACCAAAGGACTTGCAACCGACATCGTTATTGATGGAAGACTTGAAAAGTGGGCTATTGAAGCTGATAAAGCTAAACTGCAACTTTCAATTCATGCCATTGGTGATAGTGCAAATAGTTTGGTTCTTTCTCTATTTGAAAAAATTGTCAGAGAAAACCCGGCATGGGATAGAAGATTTAGAATAGAACACGCTCAACATATACATCCAAAGGATTTCGCAAGGTTTAAAGATTTGAATGTAATCGCTTCAATGCAACCTTATCACGCAATTGATGATGGGAGATGGGCAGAGAAAAGAATTGGGAAAGAGAGATGTAAAACAAGTTATGCTTTCAGAACTTTCATTGATAATGGGGTTAAACTTTGTTTTGGTAGCGATTGGAATGTCGCTCCGTTAAGCCCAATCCTTGGGATTTACGCAGCTGTGGCAAGACAAACTCTTGATGGGAAACATCCAGAAGGATGGTTTCCGGAG carries:
- a CDS encoding putative ABC transport system permease protein, whose amino-acid sequence is MNLEDTILSAYHSIKSNPMRSFLTILGIIIGVAAVIAMVAVGQGAQYSVQKQIESLGTNVLVVFPGAPTQSGRVRMEVGFSSRLTVEDVEAIKNQCDAVAYVTPVVRTMSQVIYGNNNWRTGIYGVNTDYFQIRAWGLSAGSYFTEQDVKAGAKVCVIGQTVKNALFGDEDPIGKIIRIRDVPVKVVGVLEPKGQNVMGQDQDDIIVAPYTTVMTRLSRFFFIGSILVSAVSQNLIPVAQQQITQVLREKHKIQPWQEDDFTVRTQTEIASTAQETSRIMTILLGSIASVSLIVGGIGVMNIMLVSVTERTREIGIRISVGARKRDILFQFLLEAVVLTVTGGIFGIILGVLISRVISGFAGWPVFISVGAILLAFGFSAAVGIFFGFYPARKAANLNPVEALRYE
- a CDS encoding bacterial peptide chain release factor 1 (bRF-1), which translates into the protein MMYIYLHQNKFHLKAVFEKLEKLKKRYEELTQILTQPDVISNLERYKALSKEHHELSEIVELYNKYLETEKILNETKELYKTANDPEFKELAQEEINLLQSKLKKLEDQLKEALIPKDPNDTKNAIVEIRAGTGGEEAALFAADLFRMYSKYAEKKGWKVEVMDFNETGLGGFKEIIFYVTGDNVYGTLKYESGVHRVQRVPITESSGRIHTSAASVVVLPEIEDVEIEINPDDLKIEFYRAGGHGGQNVNKVETAVRITHIPTGIVVQCQDERSQFKNREKAMKILRSKLYDKILAEKESELTAHRRSLVKTGDRSEKIRTYNFPQNRVTDHRINLTLYNLQEILDGELDQLIESLKLADRKEQLEQS
- a CDS encoding dihydroorotase, whose product is MKILLKNARVISPSQGLDEVIDLLIVDGRIEKLGNIEETKDFQVYDMSGKIISPGFIDMHVHLREPGFEHKETIETGIEAGANGGFTGLCCMPNTEPPMDEPSVVEYVKKRASKSLDGMIEVYPIGAVTKKREGRELAPIAELVEAGVVGFSDDGNPVQDSGVMRKAFEYISMFDRVIIQHCEDKTLTQNGMANEGYWSTLLGLPPYPDISEEIILYRDLRLIQYLKPKIKKVKYHIAHISSKSSIELLRKFKNEGLNITAEVTPHHLLLTDEDIWRSSYDTNLKVNPPLKSREDIESLVEALKDGTIDVIATDHAPHAPEEKEADFASAPFGIIGLETAVGLILSEFVNKGVISIHRMIELFAVNPRKILGLPQVKIAEGEIANLTLLDPNSEWIVDAKKFKSKSRNSPFIGWKLKGKPLGVINRGKVYWSDL
- a CDS encoding aspartate carbamoyltransferase, whose translation is MALKSRHLLGLEGMPKEDIELILDTAVSFKEVLERPIKKVPTLQGKTVVNLFFESSTRTRISFELAERRLSADVVNFTTAGSSIAKGETFKDTVKNIEAMKIDMVVIRHSSSGAPHFLAKVVDANVINAGDGTHEHPTQALLDIFTMREKFGYIQGLNVCIVGDILHSRVARSNIFGLKTLGASVSVCGPETLIPKDIEKLGVEVYHNIDEVIPKVDVLNVLRLQLERQNSAFIPSLQEYHKFFGITRKRLEKASKPILIMHPGPINRGVELSSDVADSEHSLILEQVTNGVAIRMAVLYLLGTMSN
- a CDS encoding pyrimidine operon attenuation protein / uracil phosphoribosyltransferase, whose translation is MKVKEKIMDADDIERTLNRLVYEIVERNKGSKNLAVVGIRTRGEFLAKRIAEKISKLENNQIPVGILDITFYRDDVRLKLRQPEVKTTEINFSIDDRDIILVDDVLFTGRTVRAALDELMDFGRPKTVQLVVLIDRGNRELPIQADFVGRRVKTSLNEEIRVKLREVDGEDSVILIERD
- a CDS encoding site-specific DNA-methyltransferase (adenine-specific), which encodes MKIGNFEIDNIYCGDSLVLMKDIPDEAIDLIITDPPFAIDFKARRNNYNRDPEKVLEGYNEIPKEKYYEFSFNWISQAYRILKPTGSMFVFSGWTNLKDILNALDDVGFITINHIIWKYQFGVFTQRKFVTSHYHILFVVKDEEKYKFNKIEHYPEDVWIINREYWTGKVKTPTKLPTALVRKIILYASDEGDLVFDPFLGSGQVVVVAKALNRHFLGFEIVPQYCEFVRERLKSVQVNLFESNNE